A segment of the Oncorhynchus nerka isolate Pitt River linkage group LG19, Oner_Uvic_2.0, whole genome shotgun sequence genome:
GATGCAAGCGGGACCTAAGCGATTTACATCGAATGAAACTCTGACCCCTGCTGTCTTGGAGTGTGAACGTGTGCAACGCTTATTCTTTGCCTTCTAAACCTTTTATTTTAcaagatttatttatttatttataaaaaataaaaaaaaatacaagatGAATTCAAGGCTTAAATGTGCAAGTTGATCTAGTTTCGCGATAACTTTGCGATACAATGAAAACATTTCTTAAATTGAGTTTCAAGGAACCGAGACGGATTTGTGGGCTTCCGTTCTGACGTCAGAACATTAGACGAGCCCACGTGGTTAATAAAAACACCATGGCGGCTGGATTCAAGTAAGTGTACATTTTTACATTCATCAAATAACCTATATGAACTGTCTGAGATTCTTACACGTCTCCGAAATGATAAGACTACCCACGGATCAGAGACTTGTTCGACACGCAGGCTAATCGTGTAATAGCTAGTTGGGCTAATCAGTATCCAACACAGATCAGATGCTCTCTGGCTCCACAGACCATACAGGCTACTGACACAACGAACGTTAGTTAGCAAAATTGTTTGCCATCTAACGTTAATTAGCTAGTCAGTTATTCTAAGTTAACCAACTAGTTGAATTTGTGTCCCCAGAACTGCTGAGCCCTTGGAATACCACCGGAGTTTTCTGGTTAGTAGTGCTGTCttacaccacaggaggttggtggtgccttaattggggaggacgggctcgtggtaatggctagagtggaatggtatcaaaaacatcaaacacgtggtttgataccattccatttgctctgttccagccattattatgagccatcctcccctcagcagcctcctctgtcttacacaTGACTTTTCACCTTTGTAAATGTTAGGCTAGTTATGTGGACTTGACACTGACTGTTAGAATATGATTCCCTGAACAAACCATGATGGTAATGGTGAACTGTTAGAATATGATTCCCTGAACAAACCATGATGGTAATGGTGAACTGTTAGAATATGATTCCCTGAACAAACCCTGATGGTAATGGTGAACTGTTAGAATATGATTCCCTGAACAAACCCTGATGGTAATGGTGAACTGTTAGAATATGATTCCCTGAACAAACCCTGATGGTAATGGTGAACTGTTAGAATATGATTCCCTGAACAAACCATGATGGTAATGGTGAACTGTTAGAATATGATTCCCTGAACAAACCATGATGGTAATTGTGAACTGTTAGAATATGATTCCCTGAACAAACCATGATGGTAATGGTGAACTGTTAGAATATGATTCCCTGAACAAACCATGATGGTAATGGTGAACTGTTAGAATATGATTCCCTGAACAAACCATGATGGTAATGGTGAACTGTTAGAATATGATTCCCTGAACAAACCATGATGGTAATGGTGAACTGTTAGAATATGATTCCCTGTGATGGTAATGGTGAACTGTTAGAATGATTCCCTGAACAAACCATGATGGTAATGGTGAACTGTTAGAATGTGATTCCCTGAACAAACCATGATGGTAATGGTGAACTGTTAGAATATGATTCCCTGAACAAACCATGATGGTATTCCCTGAACAAACCATGATGGTAATGGTGAACTGTTAGAATATGATTCCCTGAACAAACCATGATGGTAATGGTGAACTGTTAGAATATGATTCCCTGAACAAACCATGATGGTAATGGTGAACTGTTAGAATATGATTCCCTGAACAAACCATGATGGTAATGGTGAACTGTTAGAATATGATTCCCTGAACAAACCATGATGGTAAGGGTGAACTGTTAGAATGTGATTCCCTGAACAAACCATGATGGTAATGGTGAACTGTTCTCTGCAGAAAGAGAACTGCCGTCCTGATGGAAGGGAGCTGGGTGAATTCAGAACCACTACATTGAATATAGGTGAGAACAACTGAACTGTGATCATTTGAACCCCcccgtgtcccccccccccacgtctctctctctcccccacgtctctctctcatatcctcttccatctccccatgtctctctccctcatcctcttccatctcccccacgtctctctctcatatcctcttccatctccccatgtctctctccctcatcctcttccatctcccccatgtctctctctccctcatcctcttccatctcccccatgtctctctctcctcatcctcttccatctcccccatgtctctctctccctcatcctcttccatctcccccatgtctctctctccctcatcctcttccatctcccccatgtctctctctccctcatcctcttccatctcccccatgtgtctctctccctcatcctcttccatctccccatgtgtctctctccctcatcctcttccatctccccatgtgtctctctccctcatcctcttccaTCTCCCCCATGTGTctctcccccacatctctctctcatatcctcttccatctccccatgtctctctctctctccctcatcctcttccatctcccccatgtgtctctctctcctcatcctcttccatctcccccatgtgtctctctctccctcatcctcttccatctcccccatatgtctctctctccctcatcctcttccatctccccatgtgtctctctctccctcatcctcttccatctccccatgtgtctctctctccctcatcctcttccatctccccatgtgtctctccccacatctctccctcatcctcttccatctccccatgtctctcccccacatctctctccctcatcctcttccatctcccccatgtgtctctctctctccctcatcctcttccatctcccccatgtgtctctttctctccctctcatcctcttccatctcccccatgtgtctctctctccctcatcctcttccatctcccccatgtgtctctctctccctcatcctcttccatctcccccatgtgtctctctctccctcatcctcttccatgtctctctccccatgtctctctctcccccatcctcttccatctcccccatgtgtctctctctccccatcctcttccatctcccccatgtgtctctcatcctcttccatgtctctctctctccccatctctctctccctcatgtctctctctcccccatcctcttccatctctcccatgtgtctctctccctctccctcatccatctctctctctccaggttctATATCCACAGCAGACGGCTCAGCCCTGGTGAAGATTGGAAACACCACGGTCATGTGTGGCATCAAAGGGGTGAATAGTAACCTGTCCTCAAGTAAAGAACTAAAGCAGAACCTTAGTGACCCGAACAACCCAACTCATTCCCTGTTGTATGTGATCCACAGGAACTGACAAGCCCAGCAGTAGATGCACCTAATAAAGGCTACATTGGTAAGTGGAAGAACTAATAGGTGGAAGAGTTCCCTTCTGGGATTTCTGTGTACACGTTCTACAAAGATAGAGAGCAAAAAAACATGAATAATTAATGTGTCAACAACTTTACATTCCCTTGCTGAGTAGcacgggtgtgtctgtgtgtatactgtgtgtgtgtgtgtgtatactgtgtgtgtgtgtatatatactggtgtgtgtgtgtgtatatactgtgtgtgtttgtatatatactgtgtgtgtatatatagtgtgtgtgtgtgtgtgtgtgtgtatatatatatacgtctCTGTGTatttgacctgtctctctctctcagtacccaATGTAGACCTGCCTCCTCTGTGttcgtctctgtgtgtttgtgtatttgacctctctctctttctctctctcagtacccAATGTAGACCTGCctcctctgtgtgtttgtgtatttgaccactctctctctctcagtacccaATGTAGACCTGCCTCCTCTGTGttcgtctctgtgtgtttgtgtatttgacctgtctctctctctctcagtacccaATGTAGACCTGCCTCCTCTGTGttcgtctctgtgtgtttgtgtatttgacctctctctctctctcagtacccaATGTAGACCTGCCTCCTCTGTGTTCGTCTCGGTTCCGTCCTGGACCTCCGGGAGAACAGGCTCAGGCCGCCAGTCAGTTCATCGCTGATGTCATAGAGAGGTAACTCGGTGTTTAAAGGTCCAGggcagtttaaaaaaaacatgttccTGTTttattatatacactgagtgtacaaaacattaggaacgcctTCCTACTATTGAGTTGCGCTCTCCCCTTTTttagccctcagaacagcctctatTCGTCGGGGGGAATGGAaactacaaggtgtctaaagcgttccacagggatgctggcccatgttgactctacaaggtgtctaaagcgttccacagggatgctggcccatgttgactctacaaggtgtctaaagcgttccacagggatgctggcccatgtttactctacaaggtgtctaaagcgttccacagggatgctggcccatgttgactctacaaggtgtctaaagcgttccacagggatgctggcccatgttgactctacaaggtgtctaaagcgttccacagggatgctggcccatgttgactctacaaggtgtctaaagcgttccaccgggatgctggcccatgttgactctacaaggtgtctaaagcgttccacagggatgctggcccacgttgactctacaaggtgttgaaagcgttccaccgggatgctggcccatgttgactctacaaggtgtctaaagcgttccacagggatgctggcccatgttgactctacaaggtgtctaaagcgttccacagggatgctggcccatgttgactctacaaggtgtctaaagcgttccacagggatgctggcccatgtggactctacaaggtgtctaaagcgttccacagggatgctggcccacgttgactctacaaggtgtctaaagcgttccacagggatgctggcccatgttgactctacaaggtgttgaaagcgttccacagggatgctggcccatgttgactctacaaggtgtctatagcgttccacagggatgctggcccatgttgactctacaaggtgtctatagcgttccacagggatgctggcccatgttgactctacaaggtgtctaaagcgttccacagggatgctggccccatgtcgactctacaaggtgtctaaagcgttccacagggatgctggcccatgttgactctacaaggtgtctaaagcgttccacagggatgctggcccatgttgactctacaaggtgtctaaagcgttccaccgggatgctggcccatgttgactctacaaggtgtctaaagcgttccacagggatgctggcccacgttgactctacaaggtgttgaaagcgttccaccgggatgctggcccatgttgactctacaaggtgtctaaagcgttccacagggatgctggcccatgttgactctacaaggtgtctaaagcgttccacagggatgctggcccatgttgactctacaaggtgtctaaagcgttccacagggatgctggcccatgttgactctacaaggtgtctaaagcgttccacagggatgctggcccacgttgactcttgtcaaagcgttccacagggatgctggcccatgttgactctacaaggtgttgaaaagcgttccacagggatgctggcccatgttgactctacaaggtgtctataggattccacagggatgctggcccatgttgactctacaaggtgtctatagcgttccacagggatgctggcccatgttgactctacaaggtgtctaaagcgttccacagggatgctggccccatgtcgactctacaaggtgtctaaagcgttccacagggatgctggcccatgttgactctacaaggtgtctaaagcgttccacagggatgctggcccatgttgactctacaaggtgtctaaagcgttccacagggatgctggcccatgttgactctacaaggtgtctaaagcgttccacagggatgctggtccatgtcggctccaatgcttctcacagttgtgtcaagttggctggatgtcctttgggtggtggaccattcttgatacacatgggaaactgttgagcatgaaaatcccagcagcgttgccgttcttgacacaaaccggtgcgcctggcacctactaccgtaccccgttcaaaggcacttaaatattttgtgtctcccattcaccctctgaatggtacacacacacaatccctgtctccactgtctctaggtttaaaaatccttctttcacctgtctcctccccttcatctacactgactgaagtggatttaacaagtgacatcaataagggatcacagctttaacctggtcagtctgtcatggaaagagcaggtgttcctaatgttttgtacactcggtgtacaTCTCcatactatgaggttggaataatactgtgaacaTGATGATGCCCTTTTTAGCGTAAGAGCTATTTGACGAGCCTCAAATGGTTACTGGCATTTTCAAATGTCGTGTATTTCCGTGGATGTTTGTAAACATTATTTTTGCCTTGCAGCTCTGCCGTCATCCAGAAAGAGGACTTGTGCATTGTGAAAGGAAAGGTAGTTAACTTCACCATGTGACACACTGAGAGGACTGGTGCATTGTGAAAGGACAGGTAGTTAACTTCACCATGTGACACACTGAGAGGACTGGTGCATTGTGAAAGGACAGGTAGTTAACTTCACCATGTGACACACTGAGAGGACTGGTGCATTGTGAAAGGACAGGTAGTTAACTTCACCATGTGACACACTGAGAGGACTGGTGCATTGTGAAAGGACAGGTAGTTAACTTCACCATGTGACACACTGAGAGGACTGGTACACACTGTGTTTTACTATCACAGCTTAATACATGTCGTCTACCAGGGTTGGGGATCAATTCCATTGCAATTCGGGAAAGTAAACCACATTCCAAGTGTTCCTCGTTGAAAAGCATTTTAAGAGAATTTGAATTTCACTGTACTCGGATTGATTGGGAATTGAACTTGACCTCAACCACCTCAGATTGCCCGTTTTACTGATCTCTAGTTTTCAGCTGTGATTCTGATTACTTGGCTCTGCTGTTCTCTAGCTGTGTTGGGTCCTGTACTGTGACATCATGTGTCTGGACTATGACGGCAACTTGTTGGACGCCTGTCTCATCGCCCTGCTGGCTGCTCTTAAGAACGGTGAGACCTGGGGTCTATTCATTAGTCCGATTGcgttgcaaaacatttttaaacacaaggttttgcaacaacaacaaaaacaagcaTTTCCTTTAGAGTTTGCAACAGACAAAATGTTTTGTGACGTTTtgtgactaatgaatacacccctgctgACGTTTTCACTGCGCTGATGTAGTGTACATGACTGTGGCTCAGGATTTCTGGTGGTTAACCCCAAAAAAACAAGTGTCAGGAGGAATTTCCTCTTGGTCTGGAGGTCGAGACGCTGGTTTCTCTCCCCGTGGGAGACCTCGGGTTCAGATCCTGCCTGTGACCCTGTCACTTCCTGTctgagtttaaaaaatatattttttttttgtgagGGCTGTGATTGGCTCAACAGTAACCAGCTACTGTTGTAATCGTATTGACCTCATGGCTGTATATAATTTTCTTAGTATGACCTTAGGGGAAAAATAGCAATTCCTGATTTTGAAAAAATCATATTTTTGGAAACCGCCTGACGTTTTGCTATAATATATAATGCCCTTGTCGCCTGGTTTCACACAGCACGTCTCCCAGAGGTGACAGTCAACAAAGAGACCGAGGTTCCTGAGGTGACCCTGGAGAACAGGAGAGGTCTGAACATCCACAAACACCCTGTAGGGGCCTCTTTCATTGTGTTTGATGAGTAAGTGTCTTTCATTCACCATCACtcaggacatttacatttacatttaagtcatttagcagacgctcttatccagagcgacttacaaattggtgcattcaccttaagacatccagtggaacagccactttacaatagtgcatctaaatcttttaaggggggtgagaaggattactttatcctatcctaggtattcctgaaagaggtggggtttcaggtgtctccggaaggtggtgattgactccgctgtcctggcgtcgtgagggagtttgttccaccattggggggccagagcagcgaacagttttgactgggctccATTTCCTGTTTTTAGTTCACACCCAGAGAGGAGATTTAAGCTTCATTTTAAACTATGTGAATTATAATTCTTTACTGTGGACATATTGTGACGTGAGTTATTATTAGATATGTATTATAT
Coding sequences within it:
- the exosc8 gene encoding exosome complex component RRP43; protein product: MAAGFKTAEPLEYHRSFLKENCRPDGRELGEFRTTTLNIGSISTADGSALVKIGNTTVMCGIKGELTSPAVDAPNKGYIVPNVDLPPLCSSRFRPGPPGEQAQAASQFIADVIESSAVIQKEDLCIVKGKLCWVLYCDIMCLDYDGNLLDACLIALLAALKNARLPEVTVNKETEVPEVTLENRRGLNIHKHPVGASFIVFDDSIMIVDPTAEEESLSTATITVVTDEEERLCALHKPGGTSLSGEKLQDCISRATTRHREVRKLIDKVTQSDKTPK